The stretch of DNA CAGGTGGgacaacaccagtctctcaaattacttcatgaccacagatgtcagagtgaCTGGACTGTAGTCATTAAATCatttgatcttgggtttctttggaaAGGGGATAATGGTGGAGCATTttaagcagcagggaacttcacactgctccaatgATCTGTTGAATATCTGTATGAAGATAGCTAATCTCGGCTAGCTACACTATGTCTGTTGTGACAATAGTATAGTCTACACCTAAGTTTTATAGCTAACTGAAATGTCTGAAAACATGAACCTTTGAAAAGAAGAGCAGGACTGCAAAATGCTAGCTAactaatagacctttttcacactccgggttttggaatgcggaagtaaacAATTACAAGATAAACGACAACAGCgatgaatgggagtgaatgggataccacagaaaatattattttcacttaaccatttgctccaagagcaaagtaaaaaaaatccactattacatttgaatgactttccagaagaggaaaaaaataaaaagcggTAGATTAGCACAATCAGATGGCAAATTTACTCTCAATCTCTCAGCAGCTGCAATAAACAACCCCTCACAGCATTTTTGAatactaattccagggtaatataacacaaagcattatgttataaacttacactcaatatttaaaaaactgatcatataaaaaagtttgctagatttacgctgctaaataaggcggaaatgcgtcatcacagtctgcGAATAAGGTCTATTGTTGCAGTTTAATGAATGACAATGAACAAACACCATCTAGCCAGGTAGATGTCTTACATTCATGTTCACCTcctcttctttaaaaacatttccaCCCCCGACTTGTAGGTGCACTTCATGATGACAAAAAACCATTTGAACATGCATGTTCCTGTCACATCTAACTAAAAAGCTCTCCTTGCAGTTacattctcccttccctctcgggccacaagggggccccctatTACTGTCTACTTGAGCTATAACAGCTGCTTGTGTTGTACAGCTTTTAGTGTATTCAAAAAatacttactgtatatatatttaaaaaattatataaacaaaaacaaccttGGTTTGCCGGGCCATCTGGTGGCTCTGGGGTCCTAAGCGGCTGCTTACGCCGCTTATTGCGAGAAACAGCCCTGCATTTACACACAACACCTCATCGAATAGtacaataaatagataattatattttataataaaagtttTGCCACCGTCTCACCATACCAATCCTGATCATCTCCAGTCTCTGTGAGAGAGGGGGAGGGGATATTGCTTGTGCATGTGTCTATGGTCGTGTTAGAAGGAATAGCTGACAGAACTATGataagtctctcatcatttaagcACCCTTATGTTGCATCAaaattgtattactttcttccgcagaacactaACAAAGAAATTTAAAATGAGATATAATAtctgtttttacataaaatacaagtgaatagtgaccaaattgtcaagctccaaaaaagacaaaggttacataaaggtaatccataacactccagtggtttaatccatgtcttctgaaatgattcaatcgattttgggtgagaacacacaaaaaataactCCTCTTCCACTGTACAACTTGTCATTGCAGTTTCTAGGcaccatcatgatttcaaactcgattacacttcctagtgcttgacgcatgtgcagagtgctaggaaatgtaatcaagcttgaaattatgaccACCAAGGAGAATGCTGATGTTGAGATTAACTGTATAGTGAAAAAGAATTTAGGTTTTCTTACCCAAAATCAGTTGGATCATATTAGAAGGCTACTgcatggagttttatggattacctttatgctgcctttatgtgctttttggagctagaaaatttggtcaccattcacttgcatttcgcATCATATGTCCATTAAAATATTATCAGTTGTGTTCTGCGGGAGATATactgtcatacaagtttgagacgacataagggtgagtaaattagagaattataatttttgggtctTTTTACCAACAATAATTTATCCTTAACAACCTTAAATGGTCCTGAATTGTTTGAAGTCAGAAGGAAAGCACTCCAGCTGTGCTTGCTGCAGAACATTGATCTCAACATCTGGGTGTCGGGCTGCTGCCAGCTGCCACATGAAAGGCTTTAGACCTTGCATTTAATAGCTCACCTGGATTTTTTTCCATGGTTGATGTCATCAGCCAGGTTATTCACAGATTGCACATAGTGTCAGGTGAGGTCTCTTTGAGGTGGCCCACACAccttacatttttaagagtcagaCAACTATCATATGAGGATTAATTCTATTTATTAAAGATGATTTGGTGGATGGACAAGTTTAACTCAGTTCTGAAGGCGAATCTGTAGTGTAGTCacttttgggggtgggggggggtggtCTGTGTTCGCCATTGCGTTCGCCACTATGGGGAACAGACTGTTGTTTGTTGACTGTCATTTACATGTGACCCTGCTGTAAGAAAGGCTACACCTACTGTACCTCCTTgtgtttagtctgtgtagtctcatgtggttctatgtttgtcctatgttgatttatgtagcaccatggtcctggaggaactttgtcttgtttcactgtgtactgtactaactgtatatgggtgaatgacaataaaaaccacttcacTTGACTTGTGTTGATCCTCTGTCCTGAGGTTAACAACTCAGCCATTGCGCATTCAAAAGCATTGCAGAACATTTTAACAGTATTTCTGTGTCCTTAACAGGGCTAGAGTAACACCTAGAGAAAGAAAAACATGCTGTATGGTTGACAGCTCCTTCTCCCACTCCATCCAAGTTTGCAGTAGATCTGTGGGCAAGTGTGAATAAtcccacttctttttttttttcttttttgtcccaCAGGTGCTGCAAAATGTGCTTGGTAGTATAGGGAATGAGGTAGCTCTCCTTCCAGATTTTGAGTGTTCATTTCTGTCAGTACTGTATCTTTCTTCAAAGTGAATGAAGGTGTAGACAGAAGGTGTAGTGCTGGAGGAATGCTTGTTTGATTACAGTCGCAGCCAATTACATCACATGTTCACAGTGACTCTGGTTCTGACAAGAGTCAGAGCGTTTATGAAGGGATCTCTGCTCAATCAACCAATTGGCGGAGGCTTTTGTAAGGTTGGTTGGTGGTCGTATATTCACCTCCGGTGCATATGATGGAAATTTTCTTAAAAGAGTATCGGTTTGTTCTAAAAAGTGAGATGAATTGCTGACAAATGGCCCTTTCACATAAAAAGCGACACAAAAACTAATTAGGCATGGTTTAATAATTTCCAATGAAATGTGTCACAATTCTTTTCTAAAGATtatgaactattccattaatgtTCTGTCTAGATAAGTCATAAATATGTCTAACACTTATAGCtataaaattataactttttCACATAGAATACTATAAATGCAAgggaattttttatttatgtcaatCCTCAAAGAACGCACTAtacaatatgtaaatataaaaaaagactgGATCAGAGGTCAGTGACATCTCATTTTATAGACTGTTCAAAGCTTGCAAGAATTTTCTGCTCTCTCTTTCCATAGCGAAGGCCAAAGGAATTGAGATTGTAGTAAGCCACATTCTGCCTCCTCTTTGTGTAAGAGCTGTCTGGAGACCACCCCCATGCGCTCTGGTGAGATCCTGCACTTAACACTGGATTGGTTATACCCTTCAAGAAGTGTGCTGAGATCTTGGGAGCTATTTGACGAGTATTAGTTCCCCTGAGAACTCGGAGTGCCGTTTCTTCAGGAGTCCCATCTAGACATACAAAGAAAGCTGTGATATGAGACATACTTCAGAAATGAAACTATGAAAATAACAGTATTTCATCTTATGGTTGATATGGAGCTTATTTTGTATGTTATGGCTTACAATT from Xyrauchen texanus isolate HMW12.3.18 chromosome 39, RBS_HiC_50CHRs, whole genome shotgun sequence encodes:
- the kiss1 gene encoding metastasis-suppressor KiSS-1, with amino-acid sequence MNHRVSTSKRIFHTCKCTVCKELNFATNQKMMLLIILVLSVSTGDSYPSRHFQYFEDGTPEETALRVLRGTNTRQIAPKISAHFLKGITNPVLSAGSHQSAWGWSPDSSYTKRRQNVAYYNLNSFGLRYGKREQKILASFEQSIK